In Acinetobacter piscicola, a single window of DNA contains:
- a CDS encoding DUF6776 family protein — translation MPNTQTNTASQPAPKSKKSFMNGNLPLLAGGVVLCAGSMLLGYTVGHRQGLTVVGYDADAEQLVEVVEKQKATLTNLNKSLNAAVQERDVAVTNTKDLFDALNQAKSDKAQVDGKNKVYRDVLKQRGGLSLTVQNLAVKALPENAYEYQIDLVQVSPSNRRATGSAELRLISGTEVLTIPMEDGSYNFEDFERLTGRWTMPKGFTPQFIEIRLNGATPVVKRFAWSRGKAVESTEAFASEVPQAEANAQ, via the coding sequence ATGCCAAATACACAAACAAATACCGCGTCACAGCCCGCTCCAAAGTCTAAAAAGAGTTTTATGAATGGCAATCTGCCACTTCTGGCGGGTGGTGTCGTCTTATGTGCAGGAAGTATGCTTTTAGGTTATACGGTTGGACATCGTCAAGGTTTAACAGTTGTTGGTTATGATGCGGATGCAGAGCAGTTGGTTGAGGTGGTGGAGAAACAAAAAGCCACATTGACGAACTTAAATAAAAGCCTGAATGCGGCTGTGCAAGAACGTGATGTTGCTGTAACCAATACCAAAGACCTTTTTGATGCGCTCAATCAAGCCAAATCAGACAAGGCTCAAGTGGATGGTAAAAATAAGGTTTACCGAGATGTGTTAAAACAACGAGGCGGCTTAAGTTTGACTGTGCAAAACCTCGCAGTTAAGGCTTTACCTGAAAATGCTTATGAGTATCAGATTGACTTGGTACAAGTGAGTCCAAGTAATCGCCGTGCAACAGGTTCTGCTGAGTTGCGTTTGATTAGCGGCACAGAAGTTTTAACCATTCCAATGGAAGATGGTAGCTACAATTTTGAAGACTTTGAACGCCTCACTGGACGTTGGACCATGCCGAAAGGTTTTACCCCACAATTTATTGAAATTCGACTCAATGGAGCAACACCAGTGGTTAAGCGCTTTGCTTGGTCTCGTGGTAAAGCTGTGGAAAGTACAGAGGCTTTTGCTTCTGAAGTTCCACAAGCTGAAGCAAATGCTCAATAA
- the clpS gene encoding ATP-dependent Clp protease adapter ClpS, giving the protein MRTLKRKTNLNEVKLSFQETGYIDWHFNPRLSDSQQNEDADGDVAVATAPPELKRPPMYAVVLMNDDYTPMDFVIEILQQYFALNLDQATQVMLTVHYEGKGEAGVYPRDIAETKANQVNNYARSQGHPLLCQIEPKE; this is encoded by the coding sequence ATGCGAACTCTTAAACGTAAAACTAATTTAAATGAAGTGAAATTATCCTTTCAAGAAACAGGATATATCGATTGGCATTTTAATCCACGCTTAAGTGATTCGCAGCAAAATGAAGACGCTGACGGGGATGTAGCTGTTGCAACAGCACCCCCTGAGTTAAAACGTCCACCGATGTACGCTGTTGTTTTAATGAACGATGATTACACACCCATGGACTTTGTAATCGAAATTTTACAACAATACTTTGCTTTGAATCTTGACCAAGCTACTCAAGTAATGTTAACAGTACATTATGAAGGAAAAGGTGAAGCTGGCGTATATCCACGAGACATTGCGGAAACGAAAGCCAACCAAGTAAATAATTATGCTCGGTCTCAAGGTCATCCGTTACTTTGTCAGATTGAGCCAAAAGAATAA